A portion of the Sabethes cyaneus chromosome 3, idSabCyanKW18_F2, whole genome shotgun sequence genome contains these proteins:
- the LOC128741821 gene encoding 1-acyl-sn-glycerol-3-phosphate acyltransferase alpha-like: MTAIDSELLGLAFMAFFIITFSSTARYYFKFVCFIVLSMVCAVGPIPFMLLRPRDHRNALFPAFCCRNFGKMLGVSFDVRGKENINKQHGGVVLMNHQSALDLIVLAYLWPIIGRATVVAKREVLYLFPFGTATWLWGTLFIDRKNQKEAKTTINREAKAINEKQAKILFFPEGTRGHGDSLLPFKKGSFHVAVESQGFIQPVVISKYHFLNSKAKIFNRGQNIIKILPEISCSGMTKEDIPALMDRVYKLMQAEYEGLSDESLAINNLSKSL; this comes from the exons ATGACCGCCATCGACAGTGAACTGTTGGGGCTTGCCTTCATGGCGTTCTTCATCATCACATTCTCCTCGACCGCCCGCTACTATTTCAAGTTCGTCTGCTTCATCGTCCTGTCGATGGTTTGCGCCGTTGGACCGATCCCGTTCATGCTGCTCCGGCCACGGGACCATCGCAATGCACT GTTTCCGGCCTTTTGCTGTAGGAACTTCGGCAAGATGCTGGGTGTGTCGTTCGACGTTCGAGGCAAGGAAAACATCAACAAACAGCACGGTGGAGTGGTGCTAATGAACCATCAGAGTGCTTTGGATCTTATCG TGTTGGCTTACCTATGGCCCATCATTGGACGGGCAACGGTGGTCGCCAAGCGGGAGGTTCTCTACTTGTTCCCATTCGGAACGGCCACCTGGTTGTGGGGCACGCTTTTCATCGATCGGAAAAACCAGAAAGAGgcaaaaacaacaataaacagGGAAGCGAAAGCCATCAACGAAAAGCAG GCGAAAATTTTATTCTTTCCCGAGGGAACTCGTGGGCACGGCGACAGCCTGTTACCCTTCAAGAAAGGCTCCTTCCACGTTGCCGTCGAGTCGCAAGGTTTCATTCAACCGGTGGTAATATCCAAGTATCATTTTCTAAATTCCAAAGCGAAAATTTTCAACAGAG GTCAGAACATAATTAAAATACTGCCGGAAATATCCTGTTCCGGCATGACCAAGGAGGACATTCCCGCGCTGATGGATCGGGTCTACAAGCTGATGCAGGCCGAGTACGAAGGGTTGAGTGATGAATCGTTGGCGATAAACAACCTCAGCAAAAGTCTGTAG